Proteins co-encoded in one Scylla paramamosain isolate STU-SP2022 chromosome 43, ASM3559412v1, whole genome shotgun sequence genomic window:
- the LOC135093695 gene encoding fibrocystin-L-like isoform X3 yields MLLIQGGHMVFDVEIVEELVLRAEYILIVGGGSLSIGSEDQPFPGEAVIELHSNTHSTELPLYGAKVLAVRDGTLDLHGRHVPITWTHLAHTASLGDTNLTLSLPVTLRQGDQVVIATTENRFYMKENEVRTIASVSEDGLEVTLTEALEHTHLSVTQTLGGHTVETRAEVGLLTHNVKIQGNVGTDFSVAIEGCDTAFRPDQHATQSCFNGRHGDEIGGDQFGATVILSGKFPDLDLVMGRIEYVEVTKAGQAFQLGRYPLHFHLAGDMGGSYIRGCSIHHTYNRAVTMHATNNLLVEHNVAYNNMGHAIFTEDGVEQNNVVQYNLAVYTRTSSSLLNVDVTRSSFWVVNPNNIFRHNAAASGTHFGYWYRLDHHPSGPSTTNIYCQNTEQMGLFFNNTAHSMGRYGLWVFSNPGYHPKSDICGGRDVVAKWESFTAWHCERGAEAVSGTKLQFHNFVMLDNQQAGMEMVSVKGGFGQDDSPGIFNSLVVCHSALNSSACTSGTSGIVAPKTQIFSISNVTFVNFDEGGSAALSGCSQCRNYQGGYRAQVKGLAFENSPNKIRFQWEHETIWIDADGSLTGEPEANVVPTMGILPTDSCTQEAAFSVTKNVPGSVCRGAMKFLRVAVTNPSPSSLLGKDLVVSNDFGATHIPYLMFRIGGAGWMGLVYTGATFDFNFENANQFVNMSYKTNTKFMTRNDYYFVKHTLTQTPDRIETTKGERESLESLPDLTTNIHGDFYWDTDSKELTYMVSHSKKTTKRHGNMVFDDRVPGQSRQISFSVYKCQHKGCSAPDPRPVPTTHPDAPFRWSDVETWKHMPVSTGGHPTEAEYSLPVEGDEIVIPESMWLVVDTATLKLGRVFVYGTIEFDDTMDHRFEATIIYIQGGSLVAGYSSDTPFTHSLIIRLMDPEDVDAYSMNLGWKTIGVFGYLRLHGQVCRRSWHKLGATVEVGTGHITLAEDPDASWLNKEVGVTTTGKEATESEVRRVVAINGATLTLDSALKFQHLGEIHTLSDGTSITLAGEVGLLSRNIAVEGITENSNGGRILVSTVFQNGKHYVGESGR; encoded by the exons ATGTTGCTGATCCAGGGCGGCCACATGGTGTTTGATGTGGAGATTGTGGAGGAGCTGGTGTTGCGGGCAGAGTATATTTTGATCGTTGGTGGTGGCTCTCTCAGTATTGGGTCGGAGGATCAGCCTTTCCCTGGTGAGGCCGTCATTGAACTgcacagcaacacacactcCACTGAGCTGCCCTTGTATGGTGCCAAG GTATTGGCGGTGCGTGATGGGACGCTGGACCTTCATGGCCGTCACGTCCCCATCACCTGGACCCACCTGGCACACACGGCCTCCCTTGGGGACACCAACCTCACCCTGTCCCTGCCCGTCACCTTGAGGCAGGGTGACCAGGTTGTTATTGCCACCACAGAGAATAG GTTCTACATGAAGGAGAACGAGGTGAGGACCATCGCATCAGTCTCTGAGGACGGCCTGGAGGTCACACTGACAGAGGCACTGGAGCACACCCACCTCTCCGTCACCCAGACTCTTGGGGGACACACAGTGGAGACACGTGCAGAGGTGGGACTCCTCACCCACAATGTCAAGATCCAGGGAAATGTTGGCACCGACTTCAGTGTGGCTATTGAGGGCTGTGACACTGCTTTTAGGCCTG ACCAGCACGCCACCCAGTCATGTTTCAATGGTCGACATGGAGACGAGATTGGCGGTGACCAATTTGGCGCCACCGTGATACTGTCTGGAAAGTTCCCTGACCTGGACTTGGTGATGGGACGCATTGAGTACGTGGAGGTGACCAAAGCTGGTCAG GCATTCCAACTTGGGCGGTACCCACTCCACTTCCACCTGGCTGGGGACATGGGTGGTTCGTACATCCGCGGGTGCTCCATCCACCACACCTACAACCGCGCAGTGACAATGCACGCAACAAACAACCTGCTGGTGGAGCATAATGTGGCGTACAACAACATGGGTCACGCTATCTTCACAGAGGATGGGGTGGAGCAGAACAATGTGGTGCAGTACAACCTTGCAGTCTACACCAggacctcctcttcccttcttaatGTGGATGTGACACGCTCCTCAttctgg GTGGTGAACCCAAACAACATTTTCCGTCACAATGCAGCTGCCAGTGGAACACACTTTGGTTACTGGTACAGGCTGGACCACCACCCCTCGGGCCCATCCACCACCAACATCTACTGCCAGAACACTGAACAGATGGgactcttcttcaataacactgcACATTCcatgggaag GTATGGTCTGTGGGTGTTCTCCAATCCAGGATATCACCCAAAGTCCGACATCTGTGGAGGCAGGGATGTG GTGGCCAAGTGGGAAAGCTTCACCGCGTGGCACTGTGAGCGGGGTGCCGAGGCAGTATCTGGCACTAAGCTGCAGTTCCACAACTTTGTGATGCTTGATAACCAACAGGCTGGCATGGAGATGGTGTCTGTGAAGGGAGGGTTCGGACAGGATGACAGCCCTG GCATCTTCAATTCCCTGGTGGTGTGTCACTCGGCCCTCAACTCCAGTGCCTGCACCTCAGGAACCAGTGGTATTGTGGCGCCCAAGACCCAGATCTTTAGTATCTCCAATGTCACATTTGTTAACTTTGATGAGGGTGGAAGTGCTGCACTGTCTGGCTGTTCTCAGTGCAGGAACTACCAGGGAGGCTACAGGGCACAGGTTAAGGGTCTGGCCTTTGAGAATTCACCCAACAAG ATCAGGTTTCAGTGGGAACACGAGACAATCTGGATAGACGCTGATGGCTCTCTGACGGGCGAACCGGAGGCGAATGTTGTTCCCACAATGGGCATCTTACCAACTGATTCCTGCACTCAAGAAGCAGCATTCTCTGTCACCAAGAAT GTGCCAGGATCAGTTTGCCGAGGGGCCATGAAATTCCTGCGAGTGGCCGTCACCAATCCGAGCCCTTCCTCACTGCTTGGCAAGGACCTGGTGGTAAGCAACGACTTCGGCGCCACCCACATCCCTTACCTCATGTTCCGTATTGGTGGTGCTGGCTGGATGGGGCTTGTCTACACTGGTGCCACCTTTGACTTCAACTTTGAAAATGCTAATCAG TTCGTCAACATGTCATACAAGACTAACACAAAATTCATGACAAGAAATGACTACTATTTTGtgaaacacacactcacccagacACCTGACAGAATTGA GACGAccaagggtgagagggagagcctGGAGTCCCTGCCTGACCTCACCACAAACATTCATGGGGACTTCTACTGGGACACAGACTCAAAGGAACTCACATACATGG TGTCGCACAGTAAAAAGACTACAAAAAGGCATGGCAACATGGTCTTTGATGACCGAGTTCCTGGTCAATCAAGGCAGATCAGTTTCAGTGTGTATAA GTGTCAGCACAAAGGATGTTCTGCGCCTGACCCTAGACCAGTCCCCACAACACATCCAGATGCACCTTTCCGCTGGTCTGATGTGGAGACGTGGAAGCATATGCCAGTCAGTACTGGTGGCCACCCAACAGAGGCAGAATACAGCCTGCCCGTGGAgggagatgagattgtgattcctgaga GCATGTGGCTCGTTGTGGACACGGCCACACTCAAGCTTGGCCGTGTCTTTGTGTATGGCACCATTGAGTTTGATGACACGATGGACCACAGATTTGAGGCCACCATTATTTACATCCAG ggaGGCTCTTTAGTGGCTGGCTACTCCTCAGACACTCCCTTCACCCACAGTCTCATCATTCGCCTGATGGACCCTGAAGATGTTGATGCCTATAGCATGAACCTGGGCTGGAAAACTATAG GTGTGTTTGGCTATCTCAGGCTGCATGGGCAGGTGTGCAGGAGATCATGGCACAAGCTTGGGGCCACAGTGGAGGTTGGGACCGGCCACATAACTCTGGCCGAGGATCCTGATGCTTCCTGGCTCAATAAAGAG GTGGGTGTGACAACAACAGGAAAAGAGGCAACAGAGAGCGAAGTGAGGCGAGTGGTAGCAATCAATGGTGCCACACTCACCCTAGACTCAGCACTCAAATTCCAGCACCTTG